One window of the Ureibacillus sp. FSL W7-1570 genome contains the following:
- a CDS encoding response regulator, producing MAIKVLLIEDDPMVREVNRQFIEKVEDFEVIAMCKNGVEGFQKILECKPDLVFMDIFMPEQDGLSTLRKIRSENLPVDCIAVTAANDLQTIQQILHLGVYDYIMKPFTFERMQQTLLNYKKFKHVSAETRILNQEELDNLIHPHGNMENRETKSGHLPEELPKGFNRSTLNKVLHYLKEAENGASADDVAAAIGVARVTARRYLDFLEKQNMVSVDVHYGGIGRPINQYFIQKDN from the coding sequence ATGGCAATTAAAGTGTTATTGATCGAAGACGATCCAATGGTTAGGGAAGTCAATCGGCAATTTATTGAAAAAGTGGAAGACTTTGAAGTCATTGCCATGTGCAAAAATGGCGTCGAAGGTTTTCAAAAAATCCTGGAATGTAAACCGGATTTGGTATTCATGGATATATTCATGCCCGAACAGGACGGACTCTCCACTTTAAGAAAAATCCGGTCGGAAAATTTGCCTGTGGATTGTATTGCCGTCACAGCGGCGAATGATTTGCAAACCATTCAGCAAATTTTGCACTTGGGCGTGTACGACTATATTATGAAACCCTTCACCTTCGAACGGATGCAGCAAACGTTGTTGAATTATAAAAAGTTTAAACATGTCAGTGCCGAAACACGGATTTTGAATCAGGAAGAGTTGGACAACCTTATTCATCCCCATGGGAACATGGAAAACCGGGAAACAAAGAGCGGCCATTTGCCCGAGGAACTTCCGAAGGGGTTCAACCGTTCAACGCTCAATAAAGTCCTCCACTATCTGAAAGAAGCAGAAAATGGGGCCTCCGCCGATGATGTGGCGGCAGCCATCGGGGTGGCAAGAGTCACGGCAAGACGGTATCTGGATTTTTTGGAAAAGCAAAATATGGTGAGTGTCGATGTGCATTATGGCGGCATCGGAAGACCCATCAACCAATACTTTATTCAGAAGGATAATTGA
- a CDS encoding 4-hydroxy-3-methylbut-2-enyl diphosphate reductase, which produces MEVIKINPRGYCYGVVDAMVIARNASLDKTLPRPIYILGMIVHNKHVVDAFEKEGIITLDGENRKEIIEKVEKGTVIFTAHGVSPEVREIAKRKGLVAIDATCPDVTVTHDLIREKVKEGYDIIYIGKKNHPEPEGAIGVAPDHVYLVENKEDIDNLNLQNDKLLVTNQTTMSQWDVKHLMDYIKEKYPHVEEHKEICMATQVRQEAVAQQAKEADVVIVVGDPRSNNTNRLKQVSEEIAGTPAYRIADLSELKIEWLMDAEKVAVTAGASTPTPIVKEVIAFLEKFDKNDPSTHEIKRTVTLDKILPKIKEPKPVKKILPEE; this is translated from the coding sequence ATGGAAGTCATTAAAATAAATCCTCGTGGCTATTGCTATGGCGTAGTGGACGCAATGGTCATTGCAAGAAACGCTTCATTGGATAAAACATTGCCACGACCAATCTACATTTTAGGAATGATTGTTCATAATAAACATGTGGTGGATGCCTTTGAAAAGGAAGGCATCATTACACTTGACGGCGAAAACCGGAAAGAAATCATCGAAAAAGTGGAGAAAGGGACAGTCATTTTCACTGCCCATGGGGTATCACCGGAAGTGCGGGAAATTGCGAAAAGAAAAGGACTTGTGGCCATCGATGCAACATGTCCTGACGTGACGGTGACCCATGATTTAATCCGGGAAAAAGTCAAAGAAGGTTATGATATCATATATATTGGAAAGAAAAACCATCCCGAGCCTGAAGGGGCCATCGGAGTCGCACCTGATCATGTTTATTTAGTGGAAAATAAAGAAGACATTGATAACTTGAATTTGCAGAACGATAAACTCCTTGTGACAAATCAAACAACGATGAGCCAATGGGATGTTAAACATTTGATGGATTACATCAAAGAAAAATATCCTCATGTCGAGGAACATAAAGAAATCTGCATGGCCACTCAAGTGCGGCAGGAAGCGGTCGCACAGCAGGCAAAAGAAGCGGATGTCGTCATCGTTGTCGGCGATCCCCGCTCCAACAATACTAACCGGTTAAAACAAGTGTCGGAAGAAATTGCGGGAACACCCGCATACCGAATCGCCGATCTATCCGAATTGAAAATCGAATGGTTAATGGATGCGGAGAAGGTGGCGGTGACGGCAGGAGCTTCCACACCAACGCCGATTGTCAAGGAAGTCATTGCATTTTTGGAGAAGTTCGACAAAAACGACCCATCGACCCATGAAATTAAACGCACAGTGACCCTTGATAAAATCCTTCCGAAAATCAAAGAGCCGAAACCGGTGAAGAAAATTCTGCCCGAAGAATAA
- the vrrA gene encoding VrrA/YqfQ family protein — MRPHHFPYQMPPGRPNHFIPSPPQFGYRPGPFPPQMPPGFAPPKGTARLDSLLETANRFLATAQSFQPYIQQAAPMLRNLPALWKLYKGFQGIPSQGGPGIERGRNQPPSGQSNQNGRSQRPSYETRPSVPKIYQPPFDHLE, encoded by the coding sequence ATGCGACCACATCATTTTCCTTACCAGATGCCGCCAGGAAGACCGAATCATTTCATACCAAGTCCGCCACAATTTGGCTATAGACCTGGACCATTTCCGCCACAAATGCCTCCTGGTTTCGCGCCGCCAAAAGGAACAGCAAGACTGGATTCGCTGCTGGAAACGGCCAACCGCTTTTTGGCGACTGCCCAAAGTTTCCAACCATATATCCAGCAAGCTGCTCCGATGCTCCGGAATTTGCCTGCATTATGGAAGCTGTACAAAGGGTTTCAAGGAATCCCGTCACAAGGCGGCCCAGGAATTGAACGGGGAAGAAATCAGCCACCATCCGGCCAATCGAACCAAAATGGAAGAAGCCAAAGACCATCCTATGAAACGAGACCATCCGTTCCGAAAATCTATCAACCGCCTTTCGATCATTTAGAATAG